The genomic DNA TGGAGGCTTTATTCCGAATATCAGAGGGTTTctactttggccctcatcatttgattatgacctCTCTTCTCcattttgaagagaaggtccacaaGAAGAAGCTCCAGATAGCAGATGCCATTCCATTACTTTTTCCCAAGCTGCTCTATAAGATATTAGAGCATTTAGGCTATCCTTCCGAGCCTCAGCTTGAGTGTCAATGCATTTGCTGAGAgctattcactctcgacaaatggaatcATTTGACGGCCTATGTTGCACCCCTAAGAGCCCCAGATATGCCAGCACCCCCAAAGTTACCAGAAGATGAGCAACCACCACAGGCACAGCAGGTTGAGATACCTACAGAGATCATACCACCTGCCCCTGTAGCACCTTCTACAATGCCCACACCTGAGGCTACATCTTTTGCTCCTCCTACCATGCCTCAAGCTCCACCAGTTGTACCAGCTACATCAGCACCTCCTCCATCTAAGTCTTTTATCACCATATCCAGTTCAGAGTTTAGAGGCCTGTGTCATACATTGCAGACATTGAGCACTACTCAAAGTGTTCTCACCTAATAGATAGCAGCCATACATGCACATCAGGATCAGCTTATTGCCACAcagacccagcatactgccatccttagTTAGATACAACAACATTTGGGTATTTTGCCACCACCTAAGCATGATATGCTTGGTCCATCAAAGCCTACAGCTCCATCCGAGGAGGCTACTCCAGCTGAGCAAGCTATTCCATCTCAGGAGGTTACTTTAGCAAAACAGACTATGCCCCAGGAGGAGACTACTACAATATAGGTTGAGACTCCAATCCAGAGCACTCGGGAGACCACAGCAGAGCCATcgtctccacatgatcctcccaccactaCCTGATCATCTATCTacttttgtatttacttattatagtagaactcttaatcccatgttttttatgtttttatatactgggattggatgtattacttgtgcatatttcatattgtacttccttaaagtaatacatatccatcattttttagtatacttggcatatttttattttatttcctatactcattttttgttgggttttgaatcatgtggtttctcctatacaatTCAGACTCTATtccactcaggaggtaccatttccttcctttattttcaattgctcttcaaacattgagggcaatgtttaGCATGGTTGGGgggagttgaggaaggaagtattgtttaTAATGCTAGGTTATAAATggtaatttagttattttttgtttaaatttaaaaaaaaatttttgaataCTCTTCATGGTTATCAAGGAagaattctcaaaatgaaatgggagcaattgaatttttctctttttacttgacttagagtttgtactatgcttattaaagttgatgaattgttgaaacttctgttgaattcaaccttatttcttccactttaagcttaccGCACACTGTGCACAGTAGGTTTcgattataaaatgaaaaactatttcaccccttgacttaggaaattttagaCTTCAtatctttgacctcattttaatagttttGGGACACCCTAGAAAAGGCCAATAAGCCTTTgatgtttacttgccttgaaaccgagcaaggtctgagggatatatggtgaaaatctttaaaacctggtgccctaagccttcattggttgggagtcactgacctcaatgctcattacaagggtgaataggtggagtttaacatactgtaggtgcttgggtattgaattccaatctcaaaagtccagggtaaaatccgaggagttagtagTCGAAAGATCCTTGAAGCTTCataccctaaaccttaattggttaggagtcgatggacccccgttacatggacaatttagaaaagaatacctttaagctttgtactcctacaagaaaaaagtgtgaaataaatgAGGTGCATTCTTATCCTATTGGAGgttgtcagtttgctaagttttgaaaaagaactaggctGGAGGGAGaaattagttcaacatactatattcggaaactaataagtaacacttagatttttgtggaagagtaaggattgacCCTTTAGGAGTgaaaattcttttaaagcttaaatttgcataatgtcttctctttattaattgttattaggcaagttatttgataactcttattgaagtttgagttttatatctttaatgtcccatatgagagtttgatcatcatgccacttgaaaatttttggagtgatcagcatgaggttgtaaattataatactgtttatatttatttttctttcattcattgctaagggactagtaATGTGTCGGTTGGgggaagtgattactactcaaaaagtgctattttatagcttataattaactcttttaaacacttttgagtagtagttaataccttttaactcaattggcatttTATGGACCCTTGCagtcatttctaatcaaattgtgttaagtttggtgtttttgatagcttttttatcaccaaagcaatccgagaatGAAGGAGATCTTTGTATAattcatggcaaagcaagttgaagctcaaattcctgaagaaactaagctttgaagcttcataaccctttgccaaaACCAAACgaggatgcaaggaagaaaagcatagaagaaatcaaccatcTAGCAATTTCGCAAGTCGTGGAAtccaacttgcaaaatttttgcaACTTGTGAAGTAGGAAGGGGAAAGGAATCACTGTAGACAGAGAGATGATAATTGTAGGACAATTtcacaacttgcgaaatgggTAATTTCAACTTGCGACATGGATAATTttaacttgcgaaattttcgcaagttgcatTTAAACTTACGAAATCCACCTataatttgagatatttgcGCACCAACTccgtttgatatttatcttcagatatttgtgtgtaaatccctattttctccttataacacaccaatgacaagttttcttggttgggaagttagcaggaggggtgaatagcctctctatataatatctattgtaattttcttttcaaaaggaTTGCTTGGGAGATTTTCTCGGAGACgacactttgtatagtttttcaaaaagtaatacacagagctttactctgccttaccttctcattttttttcttattatttttatttctaacaaatcaaactctgaggatgttttcccagaggatgagtggctagactttttgtttcttggagtgaaggaagttAGGTAAGGTTCCGAATGCAAAAGTAGAAGTTtagttgtttcagtttttaatgaagagaaagtgtgacccgttaatggtttttatctttttatttaacttaaaatcccttaaaatcacctgggccaacacttgaaggcaagtggtctccgtccattgagatacactagtttatctcttgcgagcctttgggagttggtttaaaggtaggattatctagaatagccaacacttagtaagcttttggactcccaggaaacatccattagttatctcttgtgagcttttgacgggtaatccaaggttaaggatcaccctgaatggccaatactaggtgagaggtatgaaccattgagagatgattcagtgacaaggatttagtgtttgaaaccattaaggggaagcatctgtaccacaccaattcgggaaataactatatgttaaatccctaatGCGAGAAAAATATCCAAGTGACCggaatctccctttttgtatgatgaacctgagtctattaatttaaaacaccaaaaagcacttttctttataagtaatttcagttactttatttttttgtttcacttaaaaccaaccttttcaaacatatttatgttttattttaaagctaaccttgaaaagaaaaaacaccaattcagtttttgaactaatatcagttgtaatttgaaaacccatccttatggacgatcctagagccattgtgctatgctagctaattctaccctagtatatggtgaaataggtttataaattttgttgattactcccatcaGAGGACCAAAATCagagtacaccagttgattgaacaccaatcaacaaggCATACACCAACCGGGCATGAATCagttgacataaacaactccgggttgtgagctcaaggctccaaatactatgaataactgagagttgtggatgatatgatagAGTTGGGAAcccgtgagctcaagcctctagatgatatgaactgcTGAGGGTTGTGGATAGTTTGAATGATTCTGCATCAAGAGCTCAAGACCTTAGATTTTATGAACTCTTCagtgttatggatgacatgaatgactacaaGTCGCatgcttagggctttagatgttatcgacaactcagggttgtggataatatgaatgactttaggtcataagctcaggccTCCAGATTTTATGTATAgttcagggctatggttgacatgaatgactctgagttgtgagcataaggctctagatgctttgcaCATCttaaggttgtcaatgacatgaaaaactatgcatcatgagcttagagctctagatgcaatgaataactcagggttgtgcataacatgaacaactttgggtcgtgagctcggGGCTTTAGatacaatgaacaactcaggattgtggtTGGTGTGAACAATTCTGAGTCGTGaacttagggctatagattctatgaacagctcaaggctatggatgacatgaactaatccgggtcgtgagcttagggctttggatgctatgaacaactcagaatTGTGGacgatatgaatgacttaggatcccatgaggTCAATCCTCTACATGTTATGAATCACTTAGgcatgtggatgatatgaacgattctacttcctgagcttaagcctctagatgttatgaactgctTAGGGCTATGTAAGACATGAACGACTTAGAGCCATGATCTCAGGGCCTTATATGTTATTaaaagctcaaggttatggctgacatgaatgtctccgagtcatgagctcaagacacTAAATGCTCTCAACGACTCAAGGTGATGGATACATGACCAACTCCGGGTTATGAGCTTTGagctttagatattatgaacaagtCAAGGTAATGgctgacatgaaagactctgggtcttAAGCTCAAGGCTGTAGAAggtatgaataactcagggttttgaatgatatgaacgacttgagatctcgtgagcttaggcctatagatgctatgaactactctaggttgtAGATGATTTGAAcaattctatgtcatgagctcaagcaactagatcctatgaactgcttagggctatggaagatataaat from Vitis riparia cultivar Riparia Gloire de Montpellier isolate 1030 chromosome 8, EGFV_Vit.rip_1.0, whole genome shotgun sequence includes the following:
- the LOC117920574 gene encoding lysine-rich arabinogalactan protein 19-like, which encodes MAKTRGAHVMSLSASNPRPRASPVRDSTSKAPQAFATPPSEGKVPSSPLHRRYEMRRPPTTPKLFTLDKWNHLTAYVAPLRAPDMPAPPKLPEDEQPPQAQQVEIPTEIIPPAPVAPSTMPTPEATSFAPPTMPQAPPVVPATSAPPPSKSFITISSSEFRGLCHTLQTLSTTQSVLT